The following are from one region of the Elusimicrobiota bacterium genome:
- the asnB gene encoding asparagine synthase (glutamine-hydrolyzing): MCGICGVVYGDGRTPDKGVLKRANDAIAHRGPDDEGYHLDGPAGLAMRRLAIIDLNTGHQPISYADESLWVVLNGEIYNYLELRAELESKGHRFQTKSDTEVVLALYKDLGPRCVDKLRGMFAFAVWDRAKRKLFIARDRIGKKPLCYAVRPDGTLLFGSELRCLFALDPSLSREIDPVAVDMFLTLQYIPSPRTIYASARKLPPAHTLTWENGKTTVDRYWDLPLGQKPITDDFEEAKRLLRETLTDATRLRMIADVPLGAFLSGGVDSSIIVALMAGLSSKPVKTFSIGFDEEKFSELKYAKLVADRYKTDHTEFIVKTEMADVLPKLAWHYGEPYADASALPSYYVARETRRFVTVALNGDGGDENFAGYIRYFAMKAARLTDALPGPVLSALRAGAELLPEHDAPLGNVWRAKRFLRSILSADLPGRHLKMVGFFSEDDKPALYSEAFKKRLGSSLGEALRYIRAAFAACEGEDFVNRMLAVDFKTYLPECLMAKVDVATMACSLEGRSPLLDHVFVETAFRMPGDWKLKGLRGHKFIMKEAFKDLLPEEILGRPKMGFGIPLGAWFRGGLKGFWEENVLSPKALSRGYFNEATLRGLWDEHQGGKRDHGYRLWALLMLELFHRHADEALPAPQTVSR; encoded by the coding sequence ATGTGCGGCATCTGCGGCGTCGTTTACGGCGATGGACGGACTCCCGATAAGGGGGTCTTGAAGCGCGCCAACGACGCCATCGCCCACCGCGGCCCCGACGACGAGGGCTACCATCTCGACGGTCCCGCCGGCCTGGCGATGCGCCGTCTGGCCATCATCGACCTGAACACCGGCCATCAGCCGATCTCCTACGCGGACGAGTCGCTGTGGGTCGTGCTCAACGGCGAGATCTACAACTACCTCGAGCTGCGCGCCGAGCTCGAGTCCAAGGGCCACCGCTTCCAGACCAAATCCGACACCGAGGTGGTCCTCGCGCTGTACAAGGATCTCGGGCCGAGATGCGTGGACAAGCTGCGCGGCATGTTCGCCTTCGCGGTATGGGACAGGGCGAAACGCAAGCTCTTCATCGCCCGCGACCGCATCGGCAAGAAGCCGCTGTGCTACGCGGTCCGCCCCGATGGGACTTTGCTGTTCGGCTCCGAGCTGCGCTGCCTGTTCGCGCTCGACCCGTCCCTGTCGCGCGAGATCGACCCCGTCGCCGTCGACATGTTCCTCACGCTCCAGTACATCCCGTCGCCGCGCACGATCTACGCCTCGGCGCGCAAGCTCCCGCCGGCGCATACGCTCACGTGGGAGAACGGCAAAACGACGGTGGACCGTTATTGGGACCTTCCTCTCGGTCAAAAGCCCATCACGGACGACTTCGAAGAGGCCAAGAGGCTTCTTCGCGAAACCCTGACGGATGCTACACGCCTGCGCATGATCGCCGACGTGCCGCTCGGCGCGTTCCTCTCCGGAGGCGTGGACTCCTCGATCATCGTGGCGCTGATGGCGGGGCTCTCCTCCAAGCCCGTGAAGACATTCTCGATCGGCTTCGACGAGGAGAAGTTCTCCGAGCTCAAGTACGCCAAGCTCGTCGCCGACCGGTACAAGACCGACCACACCGAGTTCATCGTCAAGACCGAGATGGCCGACGTCCTGCCCAAGCTCGCCTGGCATTACGGCGAGCCCTACGCCGACGCCTCGGCCCTGCCCAGCTATTACGTCGCGCGCGAGACCCGCAGGTTCGTGACCGTCGCGCTCAACGGCGACGGCGGCGACGAGAACTTCGCGGGCTACATCCGCTACTTCGCGATGAAGGCCGCGCGCCTGACCGACGCGCTCCCCGGTCCCGTGCTGTCGGCCCTGCGCGCCGGAGCGGAGCTGCTGCCCGAGCACGACGCGCCGCTCGGCAACGTCTGGCGCGCGAAGCGCTTCCTGCGCTCGATCCTGTCGGCCGACCTGCCGGGGCGCCACCTCAAGATGGTCGGCTTCTTCTCCGAGGACGACAAGCCCGCTTTGTACAGCGAGGCCTTCAAGAAGCGCCTCGGCTCCTCGCTCGGCGAGGCCCTGCGCTACATCCGCGCGGCGTTCGCCGCCTGCGAGGGAGAGGACTTCGTCAACCGCATGCTCGCCGTGGACTTCAAGACCTACCTTCCCGAGTGCCTGATGGCCAAGGTGGACGTCGCCACGATGGCCTGCTCGCTCGAGGGCCGCTCGCCGCTGCTCGACCACGTCTTCGTCGAGACCGCCTTCCGCATGCCCGGCGACTGGAAGCTCAAGGGCCTGCGCGGCCACAAGTTCATCATGAAGGAGGCCTTCAAGGACCTCCTCCCCGAGGAGATCCTGGGCCGCCCGAAGATGGGCTTCGGTATACCGCTCGGCGCGTGGTTCCGCGGCGGCCTCAAGGGTTTCTGGGAGGAGAACGTGCTCTCGCCGAAGGCCCTGTCGCGCGGCTACTTCAACGAGGCGACCTTGCGCGGTCTCTGGGACGAGCATCAGGGCGGCAAGCGCGACCACGGCTACCGCCTGTGGGCGCTGCTGATGCTCGAGCTGTTCCATCGCCACGCCGACGAGGCGCTCCCCGCGCCCCAGACCGTCTCGCGTTGA
- a CDS encoding NAAT family transporter: MLEYAFLTFGSLFAIVDPFAAVPTFLALTARDTAEQRRRMARTACITCAGVMCAFGLLGPAIFKLFGITLAAFQIAGGLVLLLSSLDMIRAQKSPMRETPEEFAEGMNKDDIAITPLAVPLLAGPGAITTSIVQVGRATSVPQKALVFLSIALVALISYWVLTVAADSAKKLSPTILNIITRLMGLLLAAIGVQLILSALKLG; encoded by the coding sequence GTGCTCGAATACGCGTTCCTGACGTTCGGCTCGCTCTTCGCGATCGTGGACCCCTTCGCGGCGGTCCCGACCTTCCTCGCGTTGACCGCCCGCGACACCGCCGAGCAGCGCCGGCGCATGGCGCGCACCGCCTGCATCACCTGCGCCGGCGTCATGTGCGCCTTCGGCCTGCTCGGACCGGCGATCTTCAAGCTGTTCGGCATCACCTTGGCCGCCTTCCAGATCGCCGGCGGCCTCGTGCTGCTGCTGTCCTCGCTCGACATGATCCGCGCCCAGAAGTCGCCGATGCGCGAGACCCCCGAGGAGTTCGCCGAGGGCATGAACAAGGACGACATTGCGATCACCCCGCTGGCGGTCCCCCTCCTCGCCGGCCCCGGCGCCATCACCACCTCGATCGTCCAGGTCGGCCGCGCGACGAGCGTGCCCCAAAAGGCGCTCGTCTTCCTCTCGATCGCCTTGGTCGCCCTCATCAGCTACTGGGTGCTGACCGTCGCCGCCGACAGCGCCAAGAAGCTGTCCCCCACCATCCTCAACATCATCACGCGTTTGATGGGTCTGCTGCTCGCGGCGATCGGCGTGCAGTTGATCCTGTCCGCCCTCAAGCTCGGCTAG
- a CDS encoding oligosaccharide flippase family protein: MAWGLAGQGAVAAINLLVIPRLVHGFGVEAYGLYLLMQSAAGWAAAVHFGAGAGLVRFAAQAHAEGKRGMLDDSLRHGALLIIGGAALGALVLWTAAPALVGGIFAVPDYYRAHGAWMIRAAALGAVFASVTAWAAAAFQGLHHFQWQSAAAVLQGLLIPVGVLAALSVGRGLGAAAASFVAAHALVALFAVFGLTRVRRAIPDHGGRLTFAAFVRYSIGFWPVSLAQLVSGQLDRAFVAGLRSMSEFTLYAVPASVLSRVQSLPVTAAAALVPVMGGLAAHEGPEAAARPYLRASRTLIGLIAPAYALLFCLMPQFLSLWLGGSFGDTSVWPARLLVATQAVALFSYLPNSVAAGRKDGWWSSTAAWAQALVCLALWPWTIPRWGLLGAAFGGLVAQALAAVVFVSFVHARLLGLTWVRFARETLVPASAASAVLIAIVWPLRTRVTGWVSFFALCAAAGACYTIVFWRLLPKEDRHFLRSRLPF; encoded by the coding sequence GTGGCATGGGGCCTCGCCGGCCAGGGGGCGGTCGCGGCGATCAACCTCCTCGTCATCCCGCGTCTCGTCCACGGCTTCGGCGTCGAGGCGTACGGCCTGTACCTCCTGATGCAGTCGGCCGCGGGCTGGGCCGCCGCGGTGCACTTCGGCGCGGGGGCGGGGCTCGTGCGCTTCGCGGCTCAGGCCCACGCCGAGGGCAAGCGCGGGATGCTCGACGACTCCCTGCGCCACGGGGCGCTCCTCATCATCGGAGGCGCGGCGCTGGGCGCCCTCGTCCTCTGGACCGCCGCGCCCGCCCTCGTCGGCGGCATCTTCGCCGTCCCGGACTACTACCGCGCGCACGGCGCCTGGATGATCCGCGCGGCCGCACTCGGCGCCGTCTTCGCCTCGGTGACGGCGTGGGCCGCCGCCGCCTTCCAGGGCCTGCACCATTTCCAGTGGCAGTCCGCCGCGGCGGTCCTGCAGGGCCTGCTGATCCCCGTCGGCGTCCTCGCCGCGCTGTCCGTCGGCCGCGGCCTCGGCGCGGCGGCGGCCTCCTTCGTCGCGGCGCACGCGTTAGTCGCCCTGTTCGCGGTCTTCGGCCTGACGCGCGTCCGCCGCGCGATCCCCGACCACGGCGGGCGCCTGACCTTCGCCGCCTTCGTCCGCTATTCGATCGGTTTCTGGCCGGTGTCGCTGGCGCAGCTCGTCAGCGGCCAGCTCGACCGCGCCTTCGTCGCCGGGCTGCGCTCCATGTCCGAGTTCACCTTGTACGCCGTGCCCGCCAGCGTGCTCTCCCGCGTGCAGTCCCTGCCGGTGACCGCGGCCGCCGCGCTCGTGCCCGTCATGGGCGGCCTCGCGGCGCACGAGGGGCCGGAGGCCGCCGCGCGCCCGTACCTGCGCGCCTCGCGGACGCTGATCGGACTGATCGCCCCGGCCTACGCCCTGCTGTTCTGCCTGATGCCGCAGTTCCTCTCCCTCTGGCTCGGCGGCAGCTTCGGCGACACGAGCGTGTGGCCCGCCCGCCTGCTCGTCGCCACGCAGGCGGTCGCGCTGTTCTCCTATCTGCCCAACTCCGTCGCGGCGGGGCGCAAGGACGGCTGGTGGTCCTCGACGGCGGCCTGGGCTCAGGCCCTGGTCTGCCTCGCGCTATGGCCGTGGACGATCCCGCGCTGGGGCCTGCTCGGCGCGGCGTTCGGCGGCCTCGTCGCGCAGGCGCTCGCCGCCGTCGTGTTCGTCTCGTTCGTGCACGCGCGCCTGCTCGGCCTGACCTGGGTCCGCTTCGCGCGGGAGACCTTGGTCCCGGCCTCAGCCGCCTCGGCCGTCCTGATCGCGATCGTCTGGCCCCTGAGAACGCGCGTGACGGGCTGGGTCTCCTTCTTCGCCTTGTGCGCGGCGGCGGGGGCCTGTTACACTATCGTCTTCTGGCGCCTGCTCCCCAAGGAAGACCGTCATTTCCTGCGGTCGCGGCTTCCCTTCTAA